From Streptomyces asiaticus, one genomic window encodes:
- a CDS encoding carboxymuconolactone decarboxylase family protein, whose protein sequence is MTTGTSHAHGPRMQFAKAAPEVYKAMVTLDAAARKGVDPTLAELVKVRASQLNHCAFCIDMHTKDARAAGESEDRLYLLNAWEEADDLYTEKERAALALTEAVTVLTDGFVPDEVYERAAKHFEERELAQVIALIFTINAWNRIGVTTRMAPGAYKP, encoded by the coding sequence ATGACGACCGGTACTTCGCACGCACACGGCCCCCGGATGCAGTTCGCCAAGGCCGCCCCCGAGGTCTACAAGGCCATGGTCACCCTGGACGCGGCCGCCAGGAAGGGCGTCGACCCGACGCTGGCCGAGCTGGTCAAGGTCCGTGCCTCACAGCTCAACCACTGCGCCTTCTGCATCGACATGCACACCAAGGACGCCCGCGCGGCGGGCGAGTCCGAGGACCGCCTGTACCTCCTCAACGCCTGGGAGGAGGCCGACGACCTCTACACCGAGAAGGAGCGGGCCGCCCTCGCCCTGACCGAGGCCGTCACCGTCCTGACCGACGGCTTCGTCCCGGACGAGGTCTACGAGCGCGCCGCCAAGCACTTCGAGGAGCGTGAGCTGGCCCAGGTCATCGCCCTGATCTTCACCATCAACGCCTGGAACCGCATCGGTGTGACCACCCGCATGGCCCCCGGCGCCTACAAGCCGTAA
- a CDS encoding ABC transporter substrate-binding protein — translation MARTRTRLLMAAAGIAAVFTATGCGAADMTKQSSPYANVGGAKSVTLSVQSWVGAQSNVAVAQYLLEHELGYRVDTVQVDEVPAWDALSQDRVDAILEDWGHPDQEQRYVKDKKTIVPGGGLGVTGHIGWWVPKYFADAHPDVLDWKNLNTYAKTFKTAESGGKGQLLDGSPSYVTNDKALVKNLKLNYQIVFAGSEAAQITQMKQFAKAKKPFLAYWYEPQWLFNQVPMVEVKLPKYTDKCADEGAKDPDSFDCAYPTTPLQKYLNADFAKKGGKAAAFLKKFHWTKKDQNEVSELIASQGMSPEDAAKKWVEAHPDVWKKWLP, via the coding sequence ATGGCTCGCACCCGCACTCGGCTGCTGATGGCCGCCGCCGGGATCGCGGCCGTGTTCACCGCGACCGGCTGCGGCGCGGCGGACATGACCAAGCAGTCCTCGCCGTACGCCAATGTGGGCGGGGCGAAGAGCGTCACGCTCTCGGTCCAGTCGTGGGTCGGCGCCCAGTCCAATGTCGCGGTCGCCCAGTATCTGCTGGAGCATGAGCTGGGCTATCGCGTCGACACCGTCCAGGTGGACGAGGTTCCGGCGTGGGACGCGCTCAGCCAGGACCGGGTGGACGCGATCCTGGAGGACTGGGGCCATCCGGACCAGGAGCAGCGCTACGTCAAGGACAAGAAGACGATCGTGCCGGGCGGCGGGCTCGGCGTCACCGGCCATATCGGCTGGTGGGTGCCGAAGTACTTCGCCGACGCCCATCCGGACGTCCTGGACTGGAAGAACCTCAACACATACGCGAAGACCTTCAAGACCGCGGAGAGTGGCGGCAAGGGCCAGCTGCTGGACGGTTCACCGTCCTATGTCACCAATGACAAGGCGCTGGTGAAGAACCTGAAGCTGAACTACCAGATCGTCTTCGCGGGTTCGGAGGCGGCGCAGATCACCCAGATGAAGCAGTTCGCCAAGGCCAAGAAGCCGTTCCTGGCGTACTGGTACGAGCCGCAGTGGCTGTTCAACCAGGTGCCGATGGTCGAGGTCAAGCTGCCCAAGTACACGGACAAGTGCGCTGACGAGGGTGCCAAGGACCCCGACTCCTTCGACTGCGCCTACCCGACCACACCGCTACAGAAGTATCTGAACGCGGACTTCGCGAAGAAGGGTGGCAAGGCGGCGGCGTTCCTGAAGAAGTTCCACTGGACCAAGAAGGACCAGAACGAGGTGTCCGAGTTGATCGCCTCGCAGGGGATGTCACCCGAGGACGCCGCGAAGAAGTGGGTCGAGGCGCATCCGGACGTCTGGAAGAAGTGGCTGCCCTGA
- a CDS encoding ABC transporter permease gives MSATATRPSTDPATEPAATGTAADETRPSLLSAVVHSHAARKLAVLVVIAAVLVPLAHAKWASGSWPDALTVDVSEPLGKASDWIIDNRDSHWIFLYFFGHISNVVIICVRAVYVVLLTLGWAGVTAASTLVAWRVAGVRVAVTTLVSFAVCGLLGMWVPTMQTLALMAVAVTASVVIGGLLGLAGGLSERAFRALRPILDTMQVLPAFAYLLPVVLIFGIGVPGAVLATVIYAAPPMARLTALGLRGADAGVLEAVASLGATWRQRLLSARLPLARKELLLGVNQAIMMALSMAVIASVIGGGGLGDRVYQALSSVDVGKALAAGLPIVLLAVVMDRTTASAGERLGEPPAEGGPRLLRGWPAWAGVGVITVAVTLVGRLAGSQTWPTGWTVPIEEPVNQFKDWMVDHLYTGVPVVGGTADWASDYVKWILDPLREGLQGLPWYAVLLIVATLAWLIGTWATALTATAAMAAIGVLGVWAPSMDTLSQVLAAVFVTLVLGFAIGIAAARSTRLERLLRPVLDVCQTMPQFVYLIPVVALFGVGRAPAAAAAIVYALPAVIRITTQGLRNVDPAALESARSLGATQGQQLRQVQLPLARPALLLAVNQGVVLVLAVVIIGGLVGSGALGYDVVFGLAQGDLATGLVAGAAIVCLGLMLDRVTQPTSRRDRKGA, from the coding sequence ATGAGTGCCACCGCCACCCGCCCCTCCACCGACCCCGCCACCGAACCGGCGGCCACCGGGACGGCGGCGGACGAGACGCGCCCGTCCCTGCTGAGCGCCGTCGTGCACAGCCATGCCGCGCGCAAGCTGGCGGTGCTCGTGGTGATCGCCGCCGTGCTGGTGCCCCTCGCGCACGCCAAGTGGGCGAGCGGCAGCTGGCCGGACGCGCTGACCGTCGATGTCTCCGAGCCGCTCGGCAAGGCCAGTGACTGGATCATCGACAACCGCGACAGCCACTGGATCTTCCTCTACTTCTTCGGCCACATCAGCAACGTGGTCATCATCTGCGTGCGCGCCGTCTACGTCGTGCTGCTCACCCTCGGCTGGGCCGGGGTGACCGCCGCCTCGACCCTGGTGGCCTGGCGGGTCGCCGGGGTGCGGGTCGCGGTGACGACCCTGGTGTCCTTCGCCGTGTGCGGGCTGCTGGGCATGTGGGTGCCGACGATGCAGACGCTCGCGCTGATGGCCGTCGCCGTCACCGCGTCCGTCGTCATCGGCGGGCTGCTGGGCCTGGCCGGCGGGCTCTCGGAACGGGCGTTCCGGGCGCTGCGCCCGATTCTGGACACCATGCAGGTGCTGCCCGCGTTCGCCTATCTGCTGCCCGTCGTGCTGATCTTCGGCATCGGCGTACCGGGCGCGGTGCTGGCCACCGTGATCTACGCGGCCCCGCCGATGGCCCGGCTCACCGCCCTCGGTCTGCGCGGCGCGGACGCCGGGGTGCTGGAGGCGGTGGCCTCGCTCGGCGCCACCTGGCGGCAGCGGCTGCTGTCGGCCCGGCTGCCGCTGGCCCGTAAGGAACTGCTGCTGGGCGTCAACCAGGCGATCATGATGGCGCTGTCCATGGCCGTCATCGCCTCGGTGATCGGCGGCGGCGGTCTCGGTGACCGCGTCTACCAGGCGCTGTCCAGCGTGGACGTCGGCAAGGCGCTGGCCGCCGGCCTCCCGATCGTGCTGCTCGCCGTCGTGATGGACCGCACCACGGCGTCGGCGGGCGAGCGCCTCGGCGAGCCCCCGGCCGAGGGCGGGCCCCGGCTGCTGCGCGGCTGGCCCGCCTGGGCGGGCGTCGGGGTGATCACCGTGGCGGTGACCCTCGTCGGACGGCTGGCCGGGTCCCAGACCTGGCCGACCGGCTGGACCGTCCCCATCGAGGAGCCCGTCAACCAGTTCAAGGACTGGATGGTCGACCACCTCTACACGGGTGTGCCGGTCGTCGGCGGCACCGCCGACTGGGCCTCGGACTACGTCAAGTGGATCCTGGACCCGCTGCGCGAGGGGCTCCAGGGCCTCCCGTGGTACGCGGTGCTGCTGATCGTCGCGACGCTGGCCTGGCTGATCGGCACCTGGGCCACCGCCCTGACCGCCACCGCCGCCATGGCAGCGATCGGTGTGCTCGGGGTGTGGGCGCCGTCCATGGACACCCTCTCCCAGGTGCTGGCGGCCGTCTTCGTCACGCTGGTGCTCGGTTTCGCGATCGGCATCGCGGCCGCGCGGTCCACCCGGCTGGAGCGGCTGCTGCGGCCGGTGCTGGACGTGTGCCAGACCATGCCGCAGTTCGTGTATCTGATCCCGGTGGTCGCGCTGTTCGGCGTCGGCCGTGCCCCGGCGGCGGCCGCGGCCATCGTCTACGCGCTGCCCGCCGTCATCCGCATCACCACCCAGGGGCTGCGGAACGTGGATCCGGCGGCGCTGGAGTCCGCGCGTTCGCTCGGTGCCACCCAGGGGCAGCAACTGCGCCAGGTCCAGCTCCCGCTGGCCCGCCCGGCGCTGCTGCTCGCCGTCAACCAGGGCGTGGTGCTGGTGCTCGCCGTGGTGATCATCGGCGGTCTGGTCGGCTCGGGCGCGCTCGGCTACGACGTGGTGTTCGGCCTGGCCCAGGGCGATCTGGCCACCGGTCTGGTGGCCGGCGCGGCCATCGTCTGCCTGGGTCTGATGCTGGACCGGGTCACCCAGCCGACGTCGCGCCGCGACAGGAAGGGGGCCTGA
- a CDS encoding quaternary amine ABC transporter ATP-binding protein: MATTVVPETPDTPRIPESGERTPVFSVRDLWKVFGPKADRIPGSAEAELSAGELRARTGCTAAVREVSFDVQPGEVFVVMGLSGSGKSTLVRCLTRLIEPTSGTLKIDGEDVLAMDKARLRDLRRHRAAMVFQHFGLLPHRSVLDNVAYGLEIQGVGKAERRAKAAEVVEKVGLTGLERRRPGQLSGGQQQRVGLARALAVDPEVLLFDEPFSALDPLIRRDMQEEVIRLHHEEGRTMVFITHDLSEALRLGDRIMLMRDGGIVQLGTPEEIVGSPADDYVRDFVRDVPREQVLTVRRAMRPATSDEQDGGPALAPGTTVADAIEAVARTGGPARVVDGGRCLGVVDHACLLSVVAGLDGKEVAAA, from the coding sequence ATGGCTACGACCGTGGTCCCCGAGACGCCCGACACCCCCAGGATCCCCGAGAGCGGCGAGCGCACCCCGGTGTTCTCGGTCCGCGACCTGTGGAAGGTCTTCGGTCCCAAGGCCGACCGGATCCCCGGCTCCGCCGAGGCCGAGCTGTCCGCCGGTGAGCTGCGCGCCCGCACCGGCTGCACCGCCGCCGTCCGCGAGGTCTCCTTCGACGTCCAGCCGGGCGAGGTGTTCGTGGTCATGGGGCTGTCCGGCTCCGGCAAGTCCACCCTCGTCCGCTGCCTCACCCGGCTGATAGAGCCCACCTCCGGCACTCTGAAGATCGACGGGGAGGACGTCCTGGCCATGGACAAGGCCCGGCTGCGCGATCTGCGCCGGCACCGCGCCGCCATGGTCTTCCAGCACTTCGGGCTGCTGCCGCACCGCTCCGTCCTGGACAACGTCGCCTACGGGCTGGAGATCCAGGGCGTGGGCAAGGCCGAGCGCCGGGCCAAGGCCGCCGAGGTGGTGGAGAAGGTCGGCCTCACCGGCCTCGAGCGCCGCCGCCCCGGCCAGCTCTCCGGCGGTCAGCAGCAGCGGGTGGGCCTGGCCCGGGCGCTCGCCGTCGACCCCGAGGTGCTGCTCTTCGACGAGCCGTTCAGCGCGCTCGACCCGCTGATCCGCCGCGATATGCAGGAGGAGGTCATCCGGCTGCACCACGAGGAGGGCCGGACGATGGTCTTCATCACCCATGACCTCAGCGAGGCGCTGCGCCTCGGTGACCGCATCATGCTGATGCGCGACGGCGGGATCGTGCAGCTGGGCACCCCGGAGGAGATCGTCGGCTCCCCGGCGGACGACTACGTACGGGACTTCGTCCGCGATGTGCCGCGGGAACAGGTGCTGACCGTGCGCCGCGCCATGCGCCCCGCGACCTCCGACGAGCAGGACGGCGGGCCCGCGCTGGCCCCGGGCACCACGGTCGCCGACGCGATCGAGGCCGTGGCCCGCACCGGCGGCCCCGCGCGCGTCGTGGACGGCGGCCGCTGCCTGGGCGTCGTCGACCACGCCTGTCTGCTGAGCGTCGTCGCGGGCCTGGACGGCAAGGAGGTGGCCGCGGCATGA
- a CDS encoding GMC family oxidoreductase, which yields MSVPVAYDYVVIGGGTAGSVIASRLTEDPDIRVAVIEGGPSDVDRPDVLTLRRWLGLLGGDLDYDYPTTEQPRGNSHIRHSRARVLGGCSSHNTLISFKPLPGDWDEWAEAGAEGWDAESMDPYFRRLRNNIVPVDEKDRNAIARDFVDAAQAAAGVPRVEGFNKKPFHEGVGFFDLAYHPESNKRSSASVAYLHPFLDRPNLHLMLETWAYKLELDDTGRVTGVHVRTKDGEEILVRAETEVLVCAGAVDTPRLLMHSGIGPKADLEALGIPAVHDLPGVGENLLDHPESVIVWETDGPIPDNSAMDSDAGLFIRRDPESRGPDLMFHFYQIPFTDNPERLGYQKPEHGVSMTPNIPKPRSRGRLYLTSADPSVKPALDFRYFTDEEDYDGRTLVDGIRVAREIAKTEPLASWLKREVFPGPEITSDEEISEYARKVAHTVYHPAGTCRMGATSDELAVVGPDLRIRGLNGVRIADASVFPTMPAVNPMIGVLMVGEKCAELLFEERDRDRHRSDDRAATHQPGGEA from the coding sequence ATGTCCGTACCTGTCGCATACGACTACGTCGTGATCGGCGGCGGCACCGCAGGCTCGGTGATCGCTTCCCGGCTCACCGAGGACCCGGACATCCGTGTCGCCGTCATCGAGGGCGGACCGTCGGATGTCGACCGGCCTGACGTGCTCACCCTGCGCCGCTGGCTCGGCCTGCTCGGCGGCGACTTGGACTACGACTACCCCACCACCGAGCAGCCACGCGGAAATTCGCATATCCGGCACAGCCGGGCGCGGGTGCTCGGAGGGTGCTCCTCGCACAACACCCTGATCTCCTTCAAGCCGCTGCCCGGTGACTGGGACGAGTGGGCCGAGGCCGGCGCCGAGGGCTGGGACGCGGAGTCCATGGACCCGTACTTCCGGCGGCTGCGCAACAACATCGTCCCGGTGGACGAGAAGGACCGGAACGCGATCGCGCGGGACTTCGTCGACGCCGCCCAGGCCGCCGCCGGGGTGCCGCGGGTCGAGGGGTTCAACAAGAAGCCGTTCCATGAGGGCGTCGGCTTCTTCGACCTCGCGTACCACCCGGAGAGCAACAAGCGCTCCTCGGCGTCGGTCGCCTATCTGCACCCGTTCCTGGACCGGCCCAACCTCCATCTGATGCTGGAGACCTGGGCGTACAAGCTGGAGCTGGACGACACCGGCCGGGTCACCGGCGTGCACGTCCGCACCAAGGACGGCGAGGAGATCCTGGTCCGGGCCGAGACCGAGGTCCTGGTCTGCGCGGGCGCCGTGGACACCCCGCGGCTGCTGATGCACTCCGGTATCGGGCCCAAGGCCGATCTGGAGGCGCTGGGCATCCCCGCCGTCCACGATCTGCCGGGCGTCGGCGAGAACCTGCTCGACCACCCCGAGTCGGTCATCGTATGGGAGACGGACGGTCCGATTCCGGACAACTCCGCGATGGACTCCGACGCGGGGCTGTTCATCCGGCGCGACCCCGAATCCCGGGGCCCGGACCTGATGTTCCACTTCTACCAAATCCCGTTCACCGACAACCCGGAGCGGCTGGGCTACCAAAAGCCCGAGCACGGCGTGTCGATGACCCCCAACATCCCCAAGCCGCGCAGCCGCGGCCGGCTCTACCTCACCAGCGCCGACCCGTCCGTCAAGCCCGCCCTCGACTTCCGGTACTTCACGGACGAGGAGGACTACGACGGCCGCACGCTGGTCGACGGCATCCGTGTCGCGCGTGAGATCGCCAAGACCGAACCGCTGGCGAGCTGGCTCAAGCGCGAGGTGTTCCCGGGCCCGGAGATCACCTCGGACGAGGAGATCAGCGAGTACGCCCGCAAGGTCGCGCACACCGTGTACCACCCGGCGGGCACCTGTCGTATGGGTGCCACGTCGGACGAACTCGCCGTGGTCGGCCCCGATCTGCGGATCCGGGGCCTGAACGGCGTCCGTATCGCCGACGCGTCCGTCTTCCCGACGATGCCGGCCGTGAACCCGATGATCGGAGTCCTGATGGTGGGCGAGAAGTGCGCTGAGCTGCTGTTCGAGGAGCGCGATCGGGACCGGCACAGGTCCGATGACCGAGCTGCCACGCATCAGCCGGGAGGTGAGGCGTGA
- a CDS encoding aldehyde dehydrogenase family protein gives MAAVETIHVDGVWQAAASGAQREVLDPADAKTLAVVAEGGAEDTDAAIAAARRAFDQGPWPGTPVAERAALLRRVADLLQRDRETIALIESRDTGKTLEEGRVDVDDVTNAFRYFADLVAGESAGRVVDAGTPDVHSVVVHEPVGVCAMITPWNYPLLQASWKVAPALAAGNTFVIKPSEVTPLSTVHLVKLLAEAGLPAGVANVVTGAGDPVGARLSEHPDVDLVSFTGGLVSGTKVAQAAAPTVKKVALELGGKNPNVVFADACATAEGFDTAVDQALNAAFIHSGQVCSAGARLIIEESVRERFVAELARRAEKIKLGRGTEDGVECGPLVSAQQLDKTEAYVASALEEGALLRCGGKQPEPSEVRPATGYFYLPTVLDQCHREMRVVREETFGPILTVESFQTEDEAVTLANDTEYGLAGAVWSADTARARRVAARLRHGTVWINDYHPYLPQAEWGGFGKSGVGRELGPAGLDEYRETKHVYENLRPSPVRWFAG, from the coding sequence GTGGCGGCAGTCGAGACCATTCATGTGGACGGGGTGTGGCAGGCAGCCGCATCCGGGGCGCAGCGGGAGGTCCTCGACCCCGCGGACGCCAAGACCCTCGCCGTCGTCGCGGAGGGTGGTGCCGAGGACACCGACGCGGCGATCGCTGCCGCGCGTCGCGCCTTCGACCAGGGTCCCTGGCCCGGGACGCCGGTGGCCGAGCGGGCGGCGCTGCTGCGCCGCGTCGCCGACCTGCTCCAGCGCGACCGCGAGACGATCGCGCTCATCGAGAGCCGTGACACCGGCAAGACCCTGGAGGAGGGCCGGGTCGACGTCGACGACGTGACCAACGCCTTCCGCTACTTCGCCGATCTGGTCGCGGGCGAGTCGGCCGGGCGCGTGGTCGACGCGGGCACCCCCGATGTGCACAGCGTCGTGGTCCATGAGCCGGTCGGTGTCTGCGCGATGATCACCCCCTGGAACTATCCGCTGCTCCAGGCCAGCTGGAAGGTCGCCCCGGCGCTGGCCGCCGGGAACACCTTTGTGATCAAGCCCAGCGAAGTGACTCCGCTGTCCACCGTCCATCTGGTGAAGCTGCTGGCCGAGGCCGGGCTGCCGGCCGGGGTGGCCAATGTGGTCACCGGCGCGGGTGACCCCGTGGGCGCCCGGCTGTCCGAGCACCCCGATGTGGATCTGGTCTCCTTCACCGGTGGCCTGGTCAGCGGCACCAAGGTCGCGCAGGCCGCCGCGCCGACGGTCAAGAAAGTCGCGCTGGAGCTCGGCGGCAAGAACCCCAATGTGGTCTTCGCCGATGCCTGCGCCACCGCCGAGGGCTTTGACACCGCCGTCGACCAGGCCCTGAACGCCGCCTTCATCCACAGCGGCCAGGTCTGCTCGGCCGGTGCCCGGCTGATCATCGAGGAGTCGGTGCGCGAGCGGTTCGTGGCCGAGCTCGCCCGCCGGGCGGAGAAGATCAAGCTGGGCCGCGGCACCGAGGACGGTGTCGAATGCGGTCCGCTGGTCTCGGCCCAGCAGCTGGACAAGACCGAGGCGTATGTGGCGTCCGCCCTCGAGGAGGGCGCGTTGCTGCGTTGCGGTGGCAAGCAGCCGGAGCCCAGCGAGGTCCGCCCGGCCACCGGGTACTTCTACCTCCCGACCGTGCTCGACCAGTGCCACCGCGAGATGCGGGTGGTACGGGAGGAAACGTTTGGGCCGATTCTGACGGTCGAGTCCTTCCAAACCGAGGACGAGGCAGTCACACTCGCCAATGACACGGAGTACGGACTGGCCGGCGCCGTCTGGTCCGCCGACACCGCCCGGGCGCGGCGCGTCGCCGCCCGGCTGCGGCACGGCACCGTGTGGATCAACGACTACCACCCCTACCTTCCGCAGGCCGAATGGGGCGGTTTCGGCAAGTCCGGGGTCGGGCGCGAGCTCGGTCCCGCGGGCCTTGACGAATACCGCGAGACCAAGCACGTCTACGAGAACCTGCGGCCGAGCCCGGTGCGCTGGTTCGCCGGCTGA
- a CDS encoding serine/arginine repetitive matrix protein 2 translates to MSMHNGGAPGQDARRVLRALAVTIFLVAGIAFSGWVAFGGDGTSRNQAGPLPWDRESPTAAPSGDASQPSDLYPSPGPETSGPTDLPTDLPTAPPTGAPSGSPSATPFGTPSSPSLTGGAPPAGYSTQADPAGYHLAVPDGWRRTAEGPSVYYTSPDDSTVIQIFELHGPESTPYESAQEAERIASTHRDYEQIALTRLGSAAMDPVQLEYTYESKSDGHRRMLDRRFAAPNGTMYAVLVNGPSGAGDRVEEREVHQTAVDTFCPTAYCTAS, encoded by the coding sequence ATGAGCATGCACAACGGGGGAGCGCCGGGGCAGGACGCCAGGCGGGTGCTACGGGCGCTGGCGGTGACGATCTTCCTGGTCGCGGGGATCGCGTTCTCCGGATGGGTGGCCTTCGGGGGCGATGGGACCTCCCGGAATCAGGCGGGTCCGCTGCCCTGGGACCGCGAGAGCCCCACGGCCGCGCCGAGCGGGGACGCCTCCCAGCCGAGCGATCTCTACCCCTCGCCCGGCCCCGAGACCAGCGGGCCGACCGATCTCCCGACCGATCTCCCCACGGCCCCTCCGACCGGGGCGCCCTCCGGGTCCCCGTCCGCGACGCCGTTCGGCACCCCGTCCTCACCCTCCCTGACGGGCGGCGCCCCGCCCGCGGGCTACAGCACCCAGGCCGACCCGGCCGGGTACCACCTCGCGGTCCCGGACGGATGGCGGCGGACGGCCGAGGGCCCCAGCGTCTACTACACCTCGCCCGACGACAGCACCGTGATCCAGATCTTTGAGCTGCACGGCCCCGAGTCGACGCCGTACGAGTCCGCCCAGGAGGCCGAGCGGATCGCCTCCACCCACCGCGACTACGAGCAGATCGCCCTCACCCGGCTGGGCTCGGCCGCCATGGACCCGGTCCAGCTGGAGTACACATACGAGTCCAAGAGCGACGGCCACCGCCGGATGCTCGACCGCCGCTTCGCCGCCCCCAACGGCACCATGTACGCGGTGCTGGTGAACGGCCCCTCCGGGGCCGGGGACCGGGTGGAGGAGCGGGAGGTCCACCAGACGGCGGTGGACACCTTCTGCCCGACCGCCTACTGCACCGCGTCGTGA